The genome window ATCCGGCAAGTGAACTGTTGCCGCTGACAAGAATGGTATTCCTGCCAAGCAGGAAGATGCCAAGATTTCCGGTAAAAGAGCTGTCGGTAAAATTCAGGTAATCACGGAACTGCGCTTCAGCAAAGATATCCAGGCCAAGAAGCTGGTAAATCCGCTTCTCCTCAGCGTCATGCACAGCATATTCTTCAATCACCGGGGCCAGGTCTCCCGTTCCGGGGGTAAGGCGGATGTTCCGGTATATACTGTCAGGAATCTGTCCTGAGGCACTGATGATATGATGTGTTGCCTTTCCCGCAACAGTATTCATCGAAAGACGGAATGCTCGTTCAGCGCTGCCGTTTGCAATATCAATGGCGACAATGATCGCTACACCCAGCGCAATACCCGCCACCGAAAGCCAGAACTGCCAGGGATGTTTCAGCAGCCAGCGGAGCGAAGTCCGGTTAAGGAGCTTTGACAATCAACTTCTCCTTGTCCAGTTCATTAATCTTCCCTTCTTTTACCGTAAGCACTCTGTCAGCCAGCCCGATTACCTCGGGACTGTGAGTCGCCATTATCATGGTTTTTCCTGTCTGCCTTACCAGCAGGTCAAGCAGGTCAACAATTCTTCCGCTGGTTTCATAATCAAGATTTCCGGTCGGCTCATCGGCAAGAATATACTCCGGTTCGTGAATAAGCGCACGGGCAATAGCAATCCTCTGCTGTTCCCCGCCCGAGAGAGTGTCGGGATAGCTGTTCATTTTATGAAGCAGGCCGGTCTGTTCCAGGATAGTGCTGATTTTTCCGTTCACCGGAAGCCCGTTCAGTTCAAGCCCCAGCTGCAGATTTTCAGCAACCGTGAGTGTGGGCATCAGGTTAAAAAACTGAAAGACAAAACCGATATGCTTTCTGCGGAAGAGGGTGCGTTCTTTCTCACTCATCCCGGTAATTTCCTGTCCCCTGAGCCGTATGCTGCCGCTGTCGGGGAGGTCAATGCCGCTGATCAGGTTGAGCAGGGTGGATTTGCCTGAACCGCTTTTCCCAAGAAGGACGATTATTTCCCCCTGAGAGATCTCCAGGTCAAGGTTTTTTAATACCGTGTGGCGGGTGTCTGCCTCATGGTAGGATTTTACTATATTTTTTAACTGAATCATGTGCTTGAAAATTGATTAACTACAGATATAAAAAAGGGGGAGGGGTTTTAGTTCCCAAGTTACCTTTTTGCTGGGACAATGGGGACACTTGGGACAATGGAGAAAGCAATGTACAATTTACAATGGATAATGGATAATTGAGAAGGGAGAATGGAGAATTAAAAAAAGTAACTGCGGGTTACTGAAATCTTCCGGCGATGTGGGTACCGCAGGAGGGGCAGGCGCCATCTTTCAATAAATTCATCTGCACTTCATGCCAGCTTCTCCTGATGAGCTCTTTGCCGCAGCCCGGGCAGCAGGTTATCTGCCCTTCATCCCAGTGAATATTACCCGTATATACATATTTCAGCCCTGCTGAGCGCGCAAAATGATATGCTCTCTTTACCGTGGCAGGAGGTGTCGGTTTTTTGTCCATCATGCGGTAATCAGGATGAAACGCTGTGAAATGGAGCGGCACATCATCCCCCAGATGTTCAAGGATCCAGCCGCACATCTTTTTGATTTCATCATCAGAATCATTCTCCTCCGGTATCAGCAGTGTGGTAATTTCAAGATGTACATCCGTTTCATGCCGGAGCCAGACCAGGGTATCGAGGATGTCCTGAAGATGGCTAAAGGTGAGTTTATGGTAAAAGTGCTCGCTGAAGGCTTTCAGGTCAACATTGGCAGCTGATATATCACGGAAGACTTCCCTACGCGCTGCTTTGTCAATATATCCGGCGGTAACCATAACCGGATGAATTCCCTCTGCACGCGCAAGCTGCGCTATGTCAATCACATATTCTCCGAAAATAACCGGATCGTTATAGGTAAAAGCAATGGAGGGAGTTCGGTATTTCTTCGCCAGAGCAATTACCTGACCGGGAGTTACATAGAGTGCATCTTCCGCGTCAAGCTTTGCCTTGCTGATAGACCAGTTCTGGCAGAACTTGCATCCGAGATTGCATCCTGCAGTGCCGAAACTGAGAATTTTGGTGCCAGGAAAAAAATGGCTGAGGGGTTTCTTTTCCACCGGATCCACGGCAAAGCCTGTCGGCCTGCCGTAGCCCGATGTATATAATATGTTGTTGTGGTTCTGCCGTATATAACAGAAGCCGTGCTGCCCCTCGCCGATAGTGCAGTAGCGGGGGCACAGGGTGCAAAGGAGTTTGCCGGAGTTATGCTCCTCCCACCAGAGAGCTCTGTGAAGTCCGGCCTGTTCCATTGCTGTTATTTCACCATGGCGACCATTGCTTCAATTTCCTTCACCATGTGATCGGTGTTGCCTGAGAAACCAACCGATTTAAAGCGGATATTTCCGTTTTTATCCACGATAAACTTTGTCGGAATTCCCTGCACGCCGAAATCAGAGATTACCTTGTTTTCATAATCCATCAGCACATGGAACGTATATTTCTTCTTAGCGATAAAGTCTTCAGCGTTGGTTTTTTTATCAGCAACCCGTTCCCACGCGTTCACAAAAAGGAACTTCACATTTTCATCCTTTGCGAATTTGTCAACGGCGTTCTGCATACCGGGGAACGACTGGAGACAGGGTCCGCACCAGGTAGCCCAGAAATCAACAATTACCGTCTTTCCTTTATAGTCGCTGAGCGAAACTTCTTTCCCGCTCAGATCAACCAGAGTGAACTGCGGAGCCGGTTCATTCATCAGATCCTTTTCGAGTTTGCTGATCAGTTTATCGCGCTGCGGTTTTTCAAGGGCAGAGAGATATTCGGCAAATCCGCTTTCGCTGCCGTTTTTCTTTATATACGCTTCGCGGAGTGTTTCAGCAACCTGTGTATTATCGTACCCGCGCAGTACTGCGTCTTCACAGAGCTTTATCACTTCCGCGGTTTTTCCTTCTGCCAGAAGCAGCCTTGCATGAAGCGCGTTATATTTGTCATCCGTTCCTTTTGCGTAGGAATAATTTTCCTGCATTACGGCAAGCGCTTCACTCTTTTTACCAAGCTGTTCAAGCAAGAGGCCTTTCACATAAAGATTCATCGCGATCAGAGAGCCCCGGCCTTCTTTCCAGTCAGCTTCGCTTTCAGCCGCGCTCTTTTTATCAACAGGATTCTCATATTCCGCCTTTGCTTTCGCGATACCCATATCAGCCACTTTCAGTGCTGTCTGAGCATCGTATTCTTCCTCATACATTCTGAGCGCAAGCATAAAGTAGCGGTAGGGGCGGACTTTCTCTTTGTGCATATCTATATACCGGAGTGCGTCATCATATTTTTTGTTGTCGCGGTACCAGTTAATCAGAATATCATTTAAGTCATCAAGATACTCACTTGAGGGATAGTCCTTGCGGAATTTGTCCGCCAGTTCAAGCTTTTTTGTAATATCACCTTCACGGTTGAACTCATTAAACTGCACGCGCTGAAAATAAACAGCTTCAGGAAATTTCTCCTTATAAGCAGTCCTGATTTCGTTTACTTTTTCCGGATTCTTTCTGTTTGTATAGTAAGAAACCAGGAACGTATAGTCATCCTCTGATTTATCAGCCGCTGCTTCGATCAGTGATACAACTGATGAAAGATGCGCTTCGATATCTTTCCCTTTCACGGCATTCAGCAGATTAAGCCAGGGCTGAGCAAACTCACGCTGCAGTTCAGGATGCTTTTCCAGATCATTTTTCATCAGTATATATGCTTTTTCAGAATCCTTCTTCAGATCCAGCACGCCTTCAGCCCAGTTCACCATGGCATATGCCATTCCCGCGTCAGAACCCGGAACCGGATTTCCGTCCGCCCCGTGCACCTGCAGATACCAGCCGTAGCCGTCATTGTTTTCTGTCTCACCGCCGTTGTCAATAATGAGCAAACCGCCGCGGACTCCTTCAGAGAAGGTAAAGGTTGCAGTATATCCTTTCCCTTTTTTCTCCATCGGATAATCCTTGGTATCGGTCAGGTTTGATTTATACTCATACACTTTCAGAACAACTTCATTTTCTCCGGCATCAGCAGCCGGGAGAAAATAGACGGTCACTTTTTCCCCCGCCTGCGGCTTGGCATTTGAGAGGGCAAATTTTTGGGTGTATTCAGGAACCGAACCGCATCCGGCAAGGATCAGGAGAAGGGGCAAAAGCAGGGTTAATCTTTTCATGAGATTCATCGGGAAATTTTCACTCTTTAGTTTTTCTTAAATTGCAAAGGTAAAAGTAAGAAATGAAAGGCAGAATATGAATATGATAAGAGGTCTCTCAGTGAGGACTTACGGAAACCTGAAGCATCAGCCGCTGGTGTTTTTGCACGGTTTTCCCCTCAGCCAAAGCATGTGGAATAAACAGATTCAGGAATTTGAGCAGGATTACTACTGTGTTACCCCCGATTTCCGCGGTCTTGGAGAATCTGTACCCTCGACCGGGCTTCACACCATGGAAGGGTTCGCGGATGATATCCTCTTCCTCATTGAAACCCTGGACCTGCATAAGCCGGTTCTTTGCGGGCTTTCCATGGGGGGATATGCTGCACTCCGGATAGCAGAGCGGGCGCCGGAAGTTTTTTCCGGCCTGATCCTGTGCGATACAAAATCATCCTCCGACCCTGATGAAGTAAAACTGAAACGGGCCGCGGCAATAAAGCGGATACAACAGGAGGGGGCAGAGGGTTATATCAGGGAATTTGTCCATGGCATTTTTTACCCTTCATTCCTTGAGAATCATTTTGCCGAATTTGACAGTTATGTCGCACAGTGGGTGAAGAATCCACCGGAAGGGGTCATCGGTGCGCTGCTTGCCATGATGGGAAGGACCGATACCACAGAAGCGTTAAAGAACTTCACCTTTCCGGTGCTTTGTATCTGCGGAGCGTATGATGCCATGACCCCGCCTTCGGTCATGAAAGATCTGGCGCGCCTTGCCCCTCAGGGGGAATATTATGAAGTCCCCGAAGCCGGACACATGTCCCCTCTTGAAAACCCTGAAGCAGTGAACAGCAAGATACAGGAATTTATGAGGAGAATTAGTGGTAAGTGATTAGTATATACAATTAGTAATTAGGAGTTAGTAATTAGTAAAATTCCAATCCCGAAGGGATGATATTGTTATACAAACAAACAACAAAACAAATACCAATCCCGAAGGGATGATATTATTATAGAAACAAACAGCAAAACAAAACCAATCCCGAAGGGATGATATTATTATAGAAACAAACAGCAAAACAAAAACCAATCCCGAAGGGATGATATTATTATAGAAACAAACAGCAAAACAAAAACCAATCCCGAAGGGATGATATTATTATAGAAGACAAATCAAAGGAAACAGCCATGGCAGGTACCTATTCGCAAATATACATACAATATGTCTTTGCCGTAAAAGGAAGACAAAACCTTCTGCTCAAACCCTGGCGTGAAGAAGTTTTTAAATATATTTCGGGCATCATCACCGAGAAAGGCCAAAAATCCATCATCGTTAACGGATATAAGGATCATGTCCATGTTTTTGCGGGGCTTCGGCCATCGATGAGCGTTGCGGATTTAGTCCGTGATATAAAAAATAATTCATCCAAATTCATCAACGAAAAAGGATTTCTTCCGGGAAAGTTTTCGTGGCAGGAAGGGTACGGAGTTTTTTCCTATGGACACTCCCAGATAAGCGATGTATATAATTATATAGCAAATCAGGAAGAGCGGCACAGAGGCAAATCATTCAGAGAGGAATATATTGAGTTTTTGAGAAAGTTTGAAGTTGAGTTTAATGAAAAGTATTTATTTGAGTGGGTGGAGGATGAAGGCAACATATAATGCTATCCCTTCGGGATTTTAGGGCGGGGGTGCGATTCCGATTCTATAAAAATGTCATCCTTTCGAGATTTATGAGCACCGGGAGGGTTTCTAATTCTCCTATAAAAATGTCATCCCTTCGGGATTTATGAGCACGGGGTGGGTTTCTAATCCTCCTATAAAAATGCCATCACTTCGTGATTTTGGTGTGTTGGTGGGATTACAATTCTAAAAAAAATTTCATCCCGACTTCGCAGTGATTTCCTGCACTACTCTGGATAATCCCATTACTCATTACTCACCAGACTACTCCAAGCGCTTTGCTCTGCCAGAGGATGTTGGTGAACTGGCGGTCATCGGCAAGGTAAATGAGTGAGGTTCTGATCATCGGATATTTGCGGACTACTCCGTCTTCAGAGGTGAGTTCTTTCAGATCAATCAGAGTGCCGAAAACCCGGATCTGGCTTCCGTTGGAGATGATCTGCCTCTGTTCGGAGACGTGCGCCTCGGTCGGCAGGGGGGAGTCAACAAAAATCAGCACGCGGGTCATATAGCCGCTGTTGGTGCCGGAGACAAAAAACACGGTCTTGTTCATCCCCTGCAGGTCATAAATCGAATTGGTGCTGATGGTTCCGCTCACGGCAACAAGCTTTCCTTTCCACTCCTCCGGATTCTGCAGCATCTTCAGATTATAAAACTCATAGTCGGCGCTGTTAATCATACGCGCGATTTCCCGGTCAATCCGCTCTTCTTTTGTCAGATTATTCGTGTCTTCGGTCTTGAAGACTCCGGCGCATCCGTTCAGAAAGGAAACGAACAGAAGGATGATGATTAATCCATAACGGAAATGTCTGGCTGAGCAGCGAACTGAATTCATGAATATTAACCGAAGAGAATGTTTACCATAACAGCAAAACTAACCAGAAAACCCGATTTCTACAACAAAAAGAGGAAGCTGAACCCTCCCCCGGCGGGAGAAATAAAAAAGCCGCGGCATTCTTACGGTTACCGCGGCCGTCTGACAAAAACAGTTTCACCGGAAACGGATATCCGGGGCAGCAGCATTATTCACAATGACAAATCTCGGCTGGTTTTCATACGATACACCCGGCCCCTGAGGTGTTGAGGGTACATATCCATTATTGTATGCCGGTGTGCTCCGGGCAGGATATCCGGTTGAGCTTCCCGTCCGGTAACCCTGAGAACTGCCGGTCTGATATCCTGAGGAATTTCCTGTCTGATAAGCAGGTGTTTGTCCAGTCTGATATGCCTGTGAGTATCCTGTCTGATAAGTTGGTGTCTGTCCGGTATGATAAGCTGGAGTATTTCCTGTCTGATACGCCTGTGAGTAACCTGTCTGATAAGCCGGGGAACTTCCGGAGTAGTGCGCGGGAGAATTTCCTGTGTGATACGCCGGAGTGCTGCCTGTTTCATACGCAGGGGTACTGCCTGTCAGATAACCCTGCCCGTAACCGGTATTGTAAACTGGCTGCTCTGAAGTTACTGTAAACTCCTTAGTTCTCGTCTGGTCAGCAGCCTTTTGCAGTCCGCTCTGAACGGCTGCACGTTTATTTTGTTTTTTTTCCTTCCTCAGCATGTAACCAACAGTTACCACAAAAAAGAGGAAAAAAACCCCCGTTGAGATTAAAAGAATCCAGAAAAAACTCGCGAGCTGCATTATTAATAAACCTGTTAAATATGTAAGAACAATCCTGCAATTCAATTACGTTAATAAAGATGAGAGGCACCTCCCCGGAGACAGTTCTCAAGCCAGGGAGTAAACTCCGGGAAACGATTAACGTAAAAGAGCCAAACAAAATGCAAACGGTCTGACAAACCGCTTTACAACACACTATTATCAGGAGAAACAAATCTCATGCCAGAGAAATCACCTGATTTTTCAGATTTTTTGCATCAAATCCTTATAAAATCTGAAATTGCCTGTTTTATAATGGTAAATTGTCTCAAAATAGAGCAGAAATCTCATCATTTTTTTTAATGAAATTCACGGTGAACGCGTTGTTTTTCGGGCAAAAGGAGGGGAACTCCCGGGCTCAAAAAAAATTGTTATTTATCTTTTCTATTCTGCATTGATCCGGTCAGGAGAAATGTTTTTGTTCAGTAAAATTGTATCAAATATCGCTTTTTTTAATATTTTAGACCTGCACTGATTCAAAAACTGTCAGCCCGTCCGGAAGTGTCACTCAGGTTTCTGCAGAGGCCCCCCGGAAGATCAGTGAGACATTCACTTTTTTATGGAGCCCTTTCCTTGTACGCTAATGAATCACTTGCTGATAGTGATTATCAATTATTTTTTCAGTATTCATTCGATCATTTCTTTATATCGGATAATAAAGGCATTATCCTCCGGGTCAATAATCAGTGGCAGAAAACCCTCGGATATCAGCAAAACGATATGGAGGGGAAACCTTTCCTTAGTTTTGTCCATCCTGATGATATTAAAGCCACAACGGAAGTATTCCTTGAGATTTTAGGCTCAAAGTCGGAAGAAGGCTTTACCAACCGCTACCGCACCATTACCGGGGACTACCGTTACATGGAATGGAAAGCAAACCTGATTTCAGACAAAGTTTATGCCACCGCTCGTGATGTTACGAAGCGCAAAATGCTTGAAAATGAGAGGGAATTCAGCCAACAGCTGTTTGATGTGGCTACTGACCTCCTTGTAACGCTCTCCCCTGAAGGAGTCATACGGCGGGTAAACCCCGCAGTTCTCAATGTACTTGGATATACAGAAGAGGAATTCCTCAATAAACATTTTACCGCATACTTTCTGCCGGAAGATGCTGAAGAGAATATACAGATTTTTGAACGCGCTAAGCAGACAGGTGCAGTATATAATTATCAGACCCGGAACATTAAAAAAGACGGAACTTTAGCCAATTTACACTGGCATCTGCTTTATCTGGAGAAACTGGAGACGGTCTTTGCTGCAGGACGGGATATTGCCGAGCAGCTTCGCACTCAGAGGACACTTGCGGAAAGCGAAAAGCGCTTCAGATCCCTGTTTCAAAATATGGACTCAGGTTTCAGCCTTGTTGAAATTGTTTACGATGAACAAGGCACGGCCGTTGATTTCAGATTTCTTGAAGTAAACAGCGCTAATGCAAAACTGACCGGCTACAGCGCTGAAAATGTTATCGGCAGAACGATTCTTGAAATTGATCCTTCATATAACAGAGGTATTATTGACTGGTGCGCAACCGTAGCACAAACCGGAATTCCCCAGAGCACGGAAGTGTATTATCCCCCCACAGATAAACATTATTATGTACAGGCATATTCTCCGCAGACAGGGCAGACTGCAATGATCTTTTCGGATATATCCGAGCGGATACGAACAAAGAATCTTATCATAGAAAAAAATTCCCAGCTTGAAACGCTGATAGCCGAAAAGGATAAATTTTTTTCGATCATCGCGCATGACCTCCGCAGTCCGTTTCAGGGGATTCTTGGGGTTCTTGATATACTCAATGACGAAACCGAATCACTCGCGTTTGAAGAGATCAGGCGGCGGCTTTCAGGTCTGAGGACAACGGGTAAAAAGCTGTTAGGACTGATTGACAATCTTCTCTTGTGGGCAAGTTTTCATCGGGGAAGCATCCGCTGCAAACCGGAGGTAGTAAGCGCTGCCGAAAGTGTATCCCATGCAGCGGACTCGGTAACAACCGCTGCCCATCTGAAAAACCTTACCCTGCTGCAGGATGTGCCTGCATCACTTTATGTCTCTGCCGATTCCATGATGCTGAACACTATTCTGAGGAATCTGCTTTCCAATGCCATAAAATTTTCTTACCGGGGCGGAAAGATTTCTGTATCATGTTCTGCAAAAGAAAAAATGGCTGAGTTTGTGGTTAAGGATGAAGGAACCGGAATTCCGGATGAGGATATCCCCCGCCTCTTTATGATCAGCGAAAAGGTATCCACTACGGGTACGGAGAATGAGCCAAGTTCCGGGCTGGGCCTGATTCTTTGCCATGAATTCGCCCAGGCAAACGGGGGTTCGATTACGGTGGAGAGCACTTTTGGAAAGGGGTCGGCATTTATTCTGCGGATTCCCCTATCCGGAGAGAGCAGTTGACCGCCTCATCAGGGTTTAAAATGTAAAACCCCGCCTCAGTCGCGGGGTTTTTTGTGGTGCTCCCGAGGGGACTCGAACCCCTGACCAATTGATTAAGAGTCAACTGCTCTACCAACTGAGCTACGGAAGCACTGCAAAAATACGGCAAAAAGAGGGGTTTACAAAGAGGAATTATGAATTTTGAAGTATGAATTATGAATTGCTCAGGCCGATAATTAAAGAAGGAGGGTTCTGTTTAAAGATACATGGGAATTTGGCATTTTACGGAAACAATAATTTGCTTTATAAGCTCACGTGAAAGACCGGCTTAAAGAATTATGAATTTTGAAGTATGAATTATGAATTGCTCAGGCCGATAATTAAAGAGGGAGGGTTCTGTTTAAGGATACATGGGAATTTGGCATTTTGCGAAATCAATAATTTCTTTTTGAGCTCACGTGAAATACTGGTTTAAAGAATACTCTGTACTACTGATTCCAATGCTCCTGGCGGCAGGGTATGCCGGTGTATTCATCTGGTATGCTCCGGGTTATTATTCGGATGATTTTCTTGTGTTCTTTTATATTCAGGAAAGCCTGAGTACCCTCAGCTTCCCCGGTCTGACTACCCCGTTC of Ignavibacteriales bacterium contains these proteins:
- a CDS encoding ABC transporter ATP-binding protein translates to MIQLKNIVKSYHEADTRHTVLKNLDLEISQGEIIVLLGKSGSGKSTLLNLISGIDLPDSGSIRLRGQEITGMSEKERTLFRRKHIGFVFQFFNLMPTLTVAENLQLGLELNGLPVNGKISTILEQTGLLHKMNSYPDTLSGGEQQRIAIARALIHEPEYILADEPTGNLDYETSGRIVDLLDLLVRQTGKTMIMATHSPEVIGLADRVLTVKEGKINELDKEKLIVKAP
- the amrS gene encoding AmmeMemoRadiSam system radical SAM enzyme — translated: MEQAGLHRALWWEEHNSGKLLCTLCPRYCTIGEGQHGFCYIRQNHNNILYTSGYGRPTGFAVDPVEKKPLSHFFPGTKILSFGTAGCNLGCKFCQNWSISKAKLDAEDALYVTPGQVIALAKKYRTPSIAFTYNDPVIFGEYVIDIAQLARAEGIHPVMVTAGYIDKAARREVFRDISAANVDLKAFSEHFYHKLTFSHLQDILDTLVWLRHETDVHLEITTLLIPEENDSDDEIKKMCGWILEHLGDDVPLHFTAFHPDYRMMDKKPTPPATVKRAYHFARSAGLKYVYTGNIHWDEGQITCCPGCGKELIRRSWHEVQMNLLKDGACPSCGTHIAGRFQ
- a CDS encoding redoxin domain-containing protein encodes the protein MKRLTLLLPLLLILAGCGSVPEYTQKFALSNAKPQAGEKVTVYFLPAADAGENEVVLKVYEYKSNLTDTKDYPMEKKGKGYTATFTFSEGVRGGLLIIDNGGETENNDGYGWYLQVHGADGNPVPGSDAGMAYAMVNWAEGVLDLKKDSEKAYILMKNDLEKHPELQREFAQPWLNLLNAVKGKDIEAHLSSVVSLIEAAADKSEDDYTFLVSYYTNRKNPEKVNEIRTAYKEKFPEAVYFQRVQFNEFNREGDITKKLELADKFRKDYPSSEYLDDLNDILINWYRDNKKYDDALRYIDMHKEKVRPYRYFMLALRMYEEEYDAQTALKVADMGIAKAKAEYENPVDKKSAAESEADWKEGRGSLIAMNLYVKGLLLEQLGKKSEALAVMQENYSYAKGTDDKYNALHARLLLAEGKTAEVIKLCEDAVLRGYDNTQVAETLREAYIKKNGSESGFAEYLSALEKPQRDKLISKLEKDLMNEPAPQFTLVDLSGKEVSLSDYKGKTVIVDFWATWCGPCLQSFPGMQNAVDKFAKDENVKFLFVNAWERVADKKTNAEDFIAKKKYTFHVLMDYENKVISDFGVQGIPTKFIVDKNGNIRFKSVGFSGNTDHMVKEIEAMVAMVK
- a CDS encoding alpha/beta fold hydrolase, coding for MNMIRGLSVRTYGNLKHQPLVFLHGFPLSQSMWNKQIQEFEQDYYCVTPDFRGLGESVPSTGLHTMEGFADDILFLIETLDLHKPVLCGLSMGGYAALRIAERAPEVFSGLILCDTKSSSDPDEVKLKRAAAIKRIQQEGAEGYIREFVHGIFYPSFLENHFAEFDSYVAQWVKNPPEGVIGALLAMMGRTDTTEALKNFTFPVLCICGAYDAMTPPSVMKDLARLAPQGEYYEVPEAGHMSPLENPEAVNSKIQEFMRRISGK
- the tnpA gene encoding IS200/IS605 family transposase, with the translated sequence MAGTYSQIYIQYVFAVKGRQNLLLKPWREEVFKYISGIITEKGQKSIIVNGYKDHVHVFAGLRPSMSVADLVRDIKNNSSKFINEKGFLPGKFSWQEGYGVFSYGHSQISDVYNYIANQEERHRGKSFREEYIEFLRKFEVEFNEKYLFEWVEDEGNI
- a CDS encoding PAS domain S-box protein, producing MRHSLFYGALSLYANESLADSDYQLFFQYSFDHFFISDNKGIILRVNNQWQKTLGYQQNDMEGKPFLSFVHPDDIKATTEVFLEILGSKSEEGFTNRYRTITGDYRYMEWKANLISDKVYATARDVTKRKMLENEREFSQQLFDVATDLLVTLSPEGVIRRVNPAVLNVLGYTEEEFLNKHFTAYFLPEDAEENIQIFERAKQTGAVYNYQTRNIKKDGTLANLHWHLLYLEKLETVFAAGRDIAEQLRTQRTLAESEKRFRSLFQNMDSGFSLVEIVYDEQGTAVDFRFLEVNSANAKLTGYSAENVIGRTILEIDPSYNRGIIDWCATVAQTGIPQSTEVYYPPTDKHYYVQAYSPQTGQTAMIFSDISERIRTKNLIIEKNSQLETLIAEKDKFFSIIAHDLRSPFQGILGVLDILNDETESLAFEEIRRRLSGLRTTGKKLLGLIDNLLLWASFHRGSIRCKPEVVSAAESVSHAADSVTTAAHLKNLTLLQDVPASLYVSADSMMLNTILRNLLSNAIKFSYRGGKISVSCSAKEKMAEFVVKDEGTGIPDEDIPRLFMISEKVSTTGTENEPSSGLGLILCHEFAQANGGSITVESTFGKGSAFILRIPLSGESS